The Candidatus Desulfarcum epimagneticum DNA segment GGTTTTTAAATAAGCGAGGCGATACCCAGTATGCCGAACGAACAGAAAAACGCCGCAACGCAGTAGATCGGATTTTTTACGATGTCGTCAATGATGATAAACTCGTAAAAAATCACGGGACAGCGTCGTAAAAAATTCGATATACAAGGCGTAGTGGTTATTTTTAATTGAGGCAATACATGTAGTATGCCTCAATTAAAAATAAGCGCTGCAACACAGTAGATCGGAGTTTTTACGATGCTGTCAATGATGTCTGTTTCGCTTTCCCCCGCCTGTTCAACGGGCGCGGGGAAAGCGGGGATGTTTTCCAGGCGCCTGTTTCCCGTTTTTTTCTCTTTTTTTCTTATTTTTTCAACAAGATAAGTTGATTCGTTTGGTCTGATCCTGAATAATGGGTCCCCACATGGATTAAAACTGATGAATGGGGGCGAGACACACACATGAATGACCTCAAAAACGAGACCGGTCCGAACACAGACACAGGCATCCTTTGCCTGGCCATGATTCTTGGGTTTTATCAAATTCCGGCCGATCCCGCCGGGATCGCCAGGGAATACGCCCCGGATGGAAAGGCTCTGGACCAAACCGGCCTGGTCTTCGCCGCAAAGGCCCTGGGCCTTAAGGCCAGGGCGGTCCGGTCCGGCCGGAAACGCGTTTCAAAAATACCGGTTCCCGCCATCGCAAAAGACAGGGACGGGCGTTTTTTTATCCTCGGCGCCGTGTCCCAGGACAAAGTCCTGATTCAAAGACCCGGGGGCGGCCCCCAATCCCTTTCCCTTGACGATTTCATGGCGCGGTGGTCCGGGGACCTGATCCTGGCGGCCCACCGGGAAAGCGTCGCCGGGGCGGCGCGGTCCTTTGATCTCACCTGGTTCATTCCGGCCATCATCAAATACCGCAGACTGTTCGGCGAGGTTTTGATCTCGTCTTTTTTTCTCCAGCTCTTCGGCCTGGCCACGCCTCTTTTTTTCCAGGTGGTGGTGGACAAGGTCCTGGCCCACAGGGGGCTTTCCACCCTGGATGTGCTGGTGACGGGGCTCATCGGCCTGGCGGTGTTTGAGGTGGCTCTTGAAGGGTTGAGGACCTATGTGTTTTCCCACACCACCAGCCGGGTGGATGTGGAGCTGAGCGCCGGGCTGTTCAAGCGTCTGCTCCGCCTGCCGCTGGCGTACTTCGAGTCCCGCCAGGCGGGCCAGACCGTGGCCAGGGTCCGGGAGCTGGAAAACATCCGCCAGTTTCTCACCGGCTCGGCCGTGACGGCGGCCCTGGACCTGTTTTTCGCCGTGGTTTTCATCGCCGTGATGTTTTTTTACAGCCGGGTTTTGACCGTCATTGTTCTGGGCTCCATCCCGTTGTATGTGATTTTGTCTCTTTCCATCACCCCGCCTTTGCGGAAAATGATCGAGGACCGTTTTCGAAAAGGGGCGGCCAATCAGTCGTTTCTGGTGGAGTCCGTCACCGGGATCGAAACGCTCAAGGCCATGGCTGTTGAGCCCCAGATGCGTTTAAAATGGGAAACCCAGCTGGCCGCCTATGTCAAGTCGTCCTTTCGAACGGCCGTTTTGTCCGCGGCGGGCTCCCAGGGGGTCAAGCTCATCAACAAGCTGACCATGGCCCTGATTCTTTGGTTTGGGGCCCGGCTGGTCATCGCCGGCGATTTGACCATCGGCCAGCTCATCGCGTTTAACATGCTTTCCTCCCAGGCGGCGGCCCCGGTTTTGCGCCTGGCCCAGCTCTGGCAGAATTTTCAGCAGATGCGGGTGTCGGTGGAGCGTCTGGGGGATATTTTAAACTGTCCCGCGGAGCCGGGCCACAATCCCAACCGCCCGGCGCCCCCCCCGGTCAAAGGCGGAATTTTTTTAGACCGGGTCTGTTTTCGCTATGGCCCGGAGTCTCCTGAAATACTCAGAGAGGTCACCCTTTCCATTGACCCCGGAAAGGCGGTGGGAATCGTGGGAAGATCGGGATCGGGAAAGAGCACCCTGGCCAAGCTGATTCAGCGGCTTTACGCCCCCCAGCGCGGTCGGGTTCTGGTGGACGGCGTGGATGTGGCCATGGTGGATCCCGCGTGGCTCAGACGCCAGATCGGAATTGTTTTGCAGGACAGCATTTTGTTTAACCGCCCGGTTCGGGAAAATATCGCCCTGGCCAATCCGTCCATGCCCATGGAGCGCGTGGCCGAGGCGGCCCGGATGTCCGGCGCCCATGAGTTCATCCTCAAGCTTTCCGAAGGGTATGACACAGTCATTGAAGAGCGGGGGCAGAACCTTTCAGGCGGTCAGCGGCAGCGAATCGCCATCGCAAGGGCGCTGGCCGCCGACCCCCGGATCCTGATTTTCGACGAGGCCACCAGCGCGCTGGACTACGAATCCGAAAGCGTCATCCGCCAAAATATGGAGACCATCCGGAAAGGGCGCACGGTGATCACCATCGCCCACCGGCTTTCGGCGGTGCGCCACGCCGATGAAATCGTGGTGCTGGAACAGGGCCGTGTGACTGAAAGGGGAAACCATGAGGCGCTGATGGGATCGGGGGGTTTTTACGCCCGTCTTCATCATCAGCAGACTTAATGGCGTCGTCTGATTTTTTACGATGTCGTCATGCCTTGACCCTTGACTTGGGGGAAACAAACATGATGGAATCCGCGAAAAAAATGTTCCACACGGCCCGGGCCGCCTGGGCGCATGACAAAAAACGGACCAGGGTAAAACGAAAAGCCGACGAACTGGCGTTTCTTCCGGCCGCGCTGGAGGTGCTGGAGACCCCGGCCTCCCCGGCGGGGCGCCTCACCCTGTATGTGATCATATCTATTTTTTTGCTGGCCCTGGTCTGGGGATGCCTGGGCCGCGTGGACACGGTGGCGGTGGCCCCGGGGAAAATCATCCCCGGCGGGCGGGTGAAGGTGGTCCAGCCCCTTGAAATGGGCCTGATCCGGGCCATTCATGTGAAGGAGGGGGACCATGTGAAAAAAGGCGACGCGCTCATTGATCTGGACCCCACGGAAAACAGGGTGGACAAGGCGCGCGTGGAGCGGGCCATCGCCTCGCTGGCCATGAAGTATGGAAGGCTTGAAACCACCTTGAGGCGTCTGGATGGGGAAACGAGCGCCGTTCTCAAACGGGTCGCCGGCATTGACGACAAAACCTTTTGGGACAGCGGAAAAAAGATGGAGACCGACCTGGCCGACATCCGGAGCCGGCTGGCCGCGCTTGAAAACGACCGTCGCGCCCTGGCGGCCGAGCGCCGGGCCGTTTCGGCGGAAATGGAAAAAATCCAGGCCGTTCTTCCCATTTTCGAGCAGAAAGAAAAGGCCATGCGCTCCCTTTACGAAAGCGGGTCCGGGACGAAATTCGAGTGGCTGGAGGCCCGGCGGGAATGGATTCAAAAGTCCCAGGACCTGGTTTCCAAACGCCACATGGCGGCCGGGATTTCGGCCCGGCTGGCCTCGAACCGGGAGAGCCGGAAACAGGCGCGGTCGGATTTCAGAAAGGGCGTTTTCGCCGAGCGGCTTCAGGCGCTGGAGGATATGGAGCAGTCCCGGCTGGAGCTGAACAGGGCTGAAACCCGGGAAAAACTCAACCGACTGACGGCGCCGGTGGACGGAAAGGTTCAGAATCTCAAAGTCCACACCGTCGGCGGTGTGGTGGAGCCGGCCGAGCCTTTGATGACCATTGTTCCGGACCGGACGCCGATGGAGATCGAGGCCATGGCTTTGAACCGGGACATCGGTTTTATCCGGGAAGGCCAGAGCGTTGAAATCAAGGTGGAGAGCTTTCCCTTTTCCAAATACGGCCTGGTGAAAGGCCGGGTGGCGCGGATATCCCCGGACGCCCTGGAGACCGGGGAGATGGGGCTGGTGTATCCCATCGCCGTGTCCATGGACGAGGACCGGATCCAGGTCCGGGACAAATGGGTCAGCCTCTGTCTGGGCATGGCGGTGACGGCGGAGATCAAAACCGACGACCGCCGGATCATCGAGTATTTCCTTTCCCCCCTGCTTCGCTACCAGAGCGAGGCGCTCCGGGAGCGTTGACGGGGCCGAAAGTTTTTCTTGAACATCAAAACCAAAATGTGGTAGGAACATCAAAACCAAAATGTGGCGGGGCGCCTGAAATTTTCCACACTCCGGGAAATCAATCCCATTGCTTCATGAAATCAAATCATTTGAGCCGGGGCCTTCCGGCGTTTTTTTAAAAACACGTTTTTCCGGATTGTTTTTTCCTTTTTGCAAAGGGGGCTTTTGAAGTCTTTATGAAACACATCAAAATCGGTCTGATCGGGCTGGGAACTGTGGGGGCCGGGGTCGCCAAAATTCTCTTTGAAAAAAAAGAGCTGATCTCCTCCCGTCTGGGGGCCTGTCTGGACCTGGTTTGCGCCGTGGACCTGGATGAGAGCAAAAAACAGGCGCTTTCCCCGGGCGAAACCGTTTTTTCCAAAGATCCGGACAAGGTCCTGGAGGATCCCGACATCGACATCATCGTGGAGATGATCGGGGGAACGGGCGTCGCCGGGGACTTCATTTTGCGGGCCATTGAGAGCGGCAAACATGTGGTGACGGCCAACAAGGCCCTTTTGGCGGACCGGGGCCGGATGATTCTGGCGAGGGCCGCGGAAAAAGGGGTGGATGTGGGTTTTGAGGCCAGCGCGGGGGGTTGCATGCCCATTGTCAAAACCATCCGGGAATCCATGGTGGGAAACGAGATTGAGGGAATCGCCGGCATTTTAAACGGGACCTGCAATTATATTTTGTCCCGGATGTGGCGCGACCGGATCGGCTTTGACGAGGCGCTCAAAGACGCCATGGAAAAGGGATTCGCCGAGGCCGATCCCTCCCTGGACATCAGCGGGGAGGACTCGGCCCACAAACTGGCGATTTTGACCCAGCTGGCCCACGGCGTTGATGTGAAGCCCGGCGACATTTATGTGGAGGGCATCGAAAAGATTGAGCCCATCGACATCGCCTTCGCCGAGGAGTTCGGCTTCCGCATCAAATTGATGGCCATCAGCAAACGGAGGGGAGACGCCATTGAGGCCCGGGTGCATCCCGCCATGATTCCCGTCACCAACCTTCTGGCCCGGGTGGAGGACAACTTAAACGCCGTGACCCTGTCCGGGGACGCCACGGGCGATATTCTGCTTTACGGCTACGGGGCCGGCATGATGCCCACCGCCAGCGTGGTGGCGGGCGACATCGCGGACATCGCCCGGAACATGCTGTCCGGGGCGTCGGGAAGGACCCCGTTTTTTTCATGTGAGACAAAGGATTCCCAAAACGCCTTCATTATGCCCATCAAAGACATCCGAACCCATCACTATATCCGGATTTCAGCCCTGGACAGGCCCGGCGTGCTTTCCAGGGTGGCCGGCGCTTTGGGGGATCACCACATCAGCATCCGGACCGTGCACCAGAAAGGCCGCCGGAGCAACGGCGCGGTTCCGGTGGTCATGCTCACCCACAAGGCGAAGGAATCCGACATGAAAGCCGCCCTTTCCGGAATGAAAGACATGGCGGTGGTGGACGGGGACCCGGTTCTGATTCGCATTGAGGAGAACGCTTGACGACATCGTAAAAAATCCGATCTACGGCGTTGCAGCGTTTATTTTTAATTGAGGCATACTACATGTATTGCCTCAATTAAAAATAACCACTACGCCTTGTATATCGAATTTTTACGATGCCGTCTGATCCACTTTTTACGAGTTCATTTAAAGGATCATTATGAATATTATCTGCACAGACATGGAAGGCGTCCTGGTCCCCGAAATCTGGATCGGCGTGGCCGAGGCCACGGGCGTAAAAGAGCTGAGGCTCACCACCCGGGATATTTCCGACTATGACGAGCTGATGCGAAAACGCCTGTCTATCTTAAAAGAAAACAAAATCACGCTGCCCGATATTCAAAGGGTGATCGACGGGATGGCGCCCCTTGAGGGGGCCGTCGAATTCCTGGAATGGCTCAGGAGCCGGGTCCAGACCATCGTGGTGTCGGACACCTTCTCCCAGTTCGCCGGGCCGCTTCTTAAAAAGCTGTCCTGGCCCACGCTGTTTTGCAACGAGCTGGTCATCGGGCCCAACGGCTCTGTGGACGGCTACCGGCTCCGCCAGAAAGACGGAAAACGCAAAACCGTTCTGGCTTTAAGGAGTCTTGAGTTTCGAATCGTCGCCATGGGGGATTCCTACAACGACATCTCCATGCTCAAAGAGGCGGACCAGGGAATTTTGTTCCGGC contains these protein-coding regions:
- a CDS encoding putative phosphoserine phosphatase; homoserine phosphotransferase (Evidence 3 : Putative function from multiple computational evidences; Product type e : enzyme) translates to MNIICTDMEGVLVPEIWIGVAEATGVKELRLTTRDISDYDELMRKRLSILKENKITLPDIQRVIDGMAPLEGAVEFLEWLRSRVQTIVVSDTFSQFAGPLLKKLSWPTLFCNELVIGPNGSVDGYRLRQKDGKRKTVLALRSLEFRIVAMGDSYNDISMLKEADQGILFRPPENVRREFPEFPVTERFDELKSMIQSAL
- a CDS encoding Hemolysin secretion protein D is translated as MASSDFLRCRHALTLDLGETNMMESAKKMFHTARAAWAHDKKRTRVKRKADELAFLPAALEVLETPASPAGRLTLYVIISIFLLALVWGCLGRVDTVAVAPGKIIPGGRVKVVQPLEMGLIRAIHVKEGDHVKKGDALIDLDPTENRVDKARVERAIASLAMKYGRLETTLRRLDGETSAVLKRVAGIDDKTFWDSGKKMETDLADIRSRLAALENDRRALAAERRAVSAEMEKIQAVLPIFEQKEKAMRSLYESGSGTKFEWLEARREWIQKSQDLVSKRHMAAGISARLASNRESRKQARSDFRKGVFAERLQALEDMEQSRLELNRAETREKLNRLTAPVDGKVQNLKVHTVGGVVEPAEPLMTIVPDRTPMEIEAMALNRDIGFIREGQSVEIKVESFPFSKYGLVKGRVARISPDALETGEMGLVYPIAVSMDEDRIQVRDKWVSLCLGMAVTAEIKTDDRRIIEYFLSPLLRYQSEALRER
- the hom gene encoding Homoserine dehydrogenase, coding for MKHIKIGLIGLGTVGAGVAKILFEKKELISSRLGACLDLVCAVDLDESKKQALSPGETVFSKDPDKVLEDPDIDIIVEMIGGTGVAGDFILRAIESGKHVVTANKALLADRGRMILARAAEKGVDVGFEASAGGCMPIVKTIRESMVGNEIEGIAGILNGTCNYILSRMWRDRIGFDEALKDAMEKGFAEADPSLDISGEDSAHKLAILTQLAHGVDVKPGDIYVEGIEKIEPIDIAFAEEFGFRIKLMAISKRRGDAIEARVHPAMIPVTNLLARVEDNLNAVTLSGDATGDILLYGYGAGMMPTASVVAGDIADIARNMLSGASGRTPFFSCETKDSQNAFIMPIKDIRTHHYIRISALDRPGVLSRVAGALGDHHISIRTVHQKGRRSNGAVPVVMLTHKAKESDMKAALSGMKDMAVVDGDPVLIRIEENA
- the lktB gene encoding Leukotoxin translocation ATP-binding protein LktB, which gives rise to MNDLKNETGPNTDTGILCLAMILGFYQIPADPAGIAREYAPDGKALDQTGLVFAAKALGLKARAVRSGRKRVSKIPVPAIAKDRDGRFFILGAVSQDKVLIQRPGGGPQSLSLDDFMARWSGDLILAAHRESVAGAARSFDLTWFIPAIIKYRRLFGEVLISSFFLQLFGLATPLFFQVVVDKVLAHRGLSTLDVLVTGLIGLAVFEVALEGLRTYVFSHTTSRVDVELSAGLFKRLLRLPLAYFESRQAGQTVARVRELENIRQFLTGSAVTAALDLFFAVVFIAVMFFYSRVLTVIVLGSIPLYVILSLSITPPLRKMIEDRFRKGAANQSFLVESVTGIETLKAMAVEPQMRLKWETQLAAYVKSSFRTAVLSAAGSQGVKLINKLTMALILWFGARLVIAGDLTIGQLIAFNMLSSQAAAPVLRLAQLWQNFQQMRVSVERLGDILNCPAEPGHNPNRPAPPPVKGGIFLDRVCFRYGPESPEILREVTLSIDPGKAVGIVGRSGSGKSTLAKLIQRLYAPQRGRVLVDGVDVAMVDPAWLRRQIGIVLQDSILFNRPVRENIALANPSMPMERVAEAARMSGAHEFILKLSEGYDTVIEERGQNLSGGQRQRIAIARALAADPRILIFDEATSALDYESESVIRQNMETIRKGRTVITIAHRLSAVRHADEIVVLEQGRVTERGNHEALMGSGGFYARLHHQQT